A window of the Diospyros lotus cultivar Yz01 unplaced genomic scaffold, ASM1463336v1 superscaf1, whole genome shotgun sequence genome harbors these coding sequences:
- the LOC127793061 gene encoding agamous-like MADS-box protein MADS2 gives MGRGKVELKRIENKINRQVTFAKRRNGLLKKAYELSVLCDAEVALIIFSNRGKLFEFCSSSSMPKTLERYRKCSYGSLDPSQPLNENQQNSYHEYLRLKTRVEILQRSQRNLLGDDLAPLSTKELEQLEHQLETSLKQIRSKKTQFMLDQLAELQRREQMLAEANKALRRKLEESAVAMPHQPPWEAAGGQHITYSHHLPPQSEGFFHHLPLGLNSTLQIGYNPAVGADEMNAMAPPQNAGAFIPEWML, from the exons atggGAAGAGGGAAAGTAGAGCTGAAGAGGATAGAGAACAAGATTAACAGGCAAGTCACATTTGCCAAGAGGAGGAATGGGCTTCTCAAGAAGGCCTATGAACTCTCGGTTCTCTGTGATGCTGAGGTTGccctcatcatcttctccaatcGTGGCAAGCTCTTTGAGTTCTGTAGCAGCTCTAG CATGCCGAAAACTCTTGAAAGGTACCGAAAGTGCAGCTATGGTTCACTGGATCCCAGCCAACCTCTCAATGAGAACCAG CAAAATAGCTATCATGAATACCTGCGGCTTAAGACAAGAGTTGAGATCCTTCAGCGATCTCAGAG AAACCTTCTTGGGGATGATTTGGCTCCATTGAGCACAAAGGAGCTTGAGCAGCTTGAGCACCAGCTGGAGACCTCCTTGAAGCAGATCAGATCAAAAAAG ACTCAGTTtatgcttgatcaacttgctGAACTCCAGAGGAgg GAACAGATGCTTGCTGAGGCTAACAAAGCTTTGAGAAGGAAG TTGGAGGAAAGTGCCGTGGCAATGCCTCATCAACCACCATGGGAGGCTGCCGGCGGGCAACACATTACTTACAGCCACCACCTTCCTCCCCAGTCCGAGGGTTTCTTCCATCATCTCCCTTTGGGGCTCAACTCCACGCTGCAAATCGG ATACAATCCAGCTGTGGGAGCCGATGAGATGAATGCGATGGCGCCTCCACAAAATGCCGGCGCATTCATCCCCGAGTGGATGCTTTAA
- the LOC127792963 gene encoding F-box protein At5g49610-like isoform X3, whose translation MRLILKSLPGSHLTLLDIEGCRTRQIPIDEMLEVLQIMCTCDGLLCMASALNLDPVVIYNPITRERVILPSSSSSEQPISSHEVGIGFDPSSNKYKVVRAYTISEGRVKRFEIISLGERSWRRLNAPEGIVDCDGSGVVFYKDALYWTMNGGHSTLIVQFNLSHETFHMVSFPDYFPSDHASLGLIEVGGCLTLVENTGSVIKLWRLTTANATGDNPYFSLLDTYDMHVNWGRSSCEFVCALNQESYLLQVGFRNSRDRRQEYLTRYSPEEIQYSNLGIHGLPPSFKIVCFKPSLRPLPAASSVA comes from the coding sequence ATGCGGCTCATTCTTAAATCACTACCTGGGAGCCATTTGACATTACTTGATATTGAAGGATGCAGAACTAGACAGATCCCTATTGACGAGATGCTTGAGGTCCTCCAAATTATGTGCACTTGTGATGGCCTTCTCTGCATGGCTTCAGCTCTAAACCTAGATCCAGTGGTGATCTACAATCCTATAACTAGGGAGCGTGTCATTCTGCCATCATCGTCTTCATCAGAACAGCCCATTTCAAGTCATGAGGTTGGTATAGGGTTTGATCCCTCAAGCAACAAGTACAAAGTTGTCCGAGCATACACTATTTCTGAGGGTAGAGTTAAGAGGTTTGAGATCATTTCACTTGGAGAAAGGTCATGGAGAAGACTAAATGCCCCTGAGGGAATAGTTGATTGTGATGGATCTGGAGTGGTATTCTACAAGGATGCCCTTTACTGGACGATGAATGGTGGACATTCCACCCTCATCGTCCAATTCAATTTAAGTCATGAGACGTTCCATATGGTCTCTTTTCCAGATTATTTTCCCTCAGATCATGCTTCTTTGGGATTGATTGAAGTTGGGGGATGTTTGACTCTTGTGGAAAACACCGGCAGTGTCATTAAATTATGGAGATTAACAACAGCAAATGCGACTGGTGACAATCCCTACTTCTCCCTGCTAGACACATACGATATGCACGTGAATTGGGGCAGAAGCTCCTGCGAGTTTGTTTGCGCATTGAACCAAGAGAGTTACTTGTTACAGGTTGGCTTCAGGAACAGCAGAGATCGGCGCCAGGAATACCTCACCCGGTATAGTCCTGAAGAGATACAGTACTCAAACCTTGGAATCCATGGACTTCCTCCTAGCTTCAAGATTGTTTGCTTTAAACCCAGTCTCAGACCTCTGCCTGCAGCTTCTTCTGTGGCATGA
- the LOC127792963 gene encoding F-box protein At5g49610-like isoform X2, producing the protein MLFEILHKLPIESILTCRAVCKTWKDHIRDPWFIEEVGNSCHQSMRLILKSLPGSHLTLLDIEGCRTRQIPIDEMLEVLQIMCTCDGLLCMASALNLDPVVIYNPITRERVILPSSSSSEQPISSHEVGIGFDPSSNKYKVVRAYTISEGRVKRFEIISLGERSWRRLNAPEGIVDCDGSGVVFYKDALYWTMNGGHSTLIVQFNLSHETFHMVSFPDYFPSDHASLGLIEVGGCLTLVENTGSVIKLWRLTTANATGDNPYFSLLDTYDMHVNWGRSSCEFVCALNQESYLLQVGFRNSRDRRQEYLTRYSPEEIQYSNLGIHGLPPSFKIVCFKPSLRPLPAASSVA; encoded by the coding sequence ATGTTGTTTGAAATACTACATAAACTTCCAATAGAATCCATCTTGACATGCAGAGCTGTTTGCAAGACCTGGAAGGATCATATTCGAGATCCATGGTTCATAGAAGAAGTTGGCAATTCCTGTCATCAATCTATGCGGCTCATTCTTAAATCACTACCTGGGAGCCATTTGACATTACTTGATATTGAAGGATGCAGAACTAGACAGATCCCTATTGACGAGATGCTTGAGGTCCTCCAAATTATGTGCACTTGTGATGGCCTTCTCTGCATGGCTTCAGCTCTAAACCTAGATCCAGTGGTGATCTACAATCCTATAACTAGGGAGCGTGTCATTCTGCCATCATCGTCTTCATCAGAACAGCCCATTTCAAGTCATGAGGTTGGTATAGGGTTTGATCCCTCAAGCAACAAGTACAAAGTTGTCCGAGCATACACTATTTCTGAGGGTAGAGTTAAGAGGTTTGAGATCATTTCACTTGGAGAAAGGTCATGGAGAAGACTAAATGCCCCTGAGGGAATAGTTGATTGTGATGGATCTGGAGTGGTATTCTACAAGGATGCCCTTTACTGGACGATGAATGGTGGACATTCCACCCTCATCGTCCAATTCAATTTAAGTCATGAGACGTTCCATATGGTCTCTTTTCCAGATTATTTTCCCTCAGATCATGCTTCTTTGGGATTGATTGAAGTTGGGGGATGTTTGACTCTTGTGGAAAACACCGGCAGTGTCATTAAATTATGGAGATTAACAACAGCAAATGCGACTGGTGACAATCCCTACTTCTCCCTGCTAGACACATACGATATGCACGTGAATTGGGGCAGAAGCTCCTGCGAGTTTGTTTGCGCATTGAACCAAGAGAGTTACTTGTTACAGGTTGGCTTCAGGAACAGCAGAGATCGGCGCCAGGAATACCTCACCCGGTATAGTCCTGAAGAGATACAGTACTCAAACCTTGGAATCCATGGACTTCCTCCTAGCTTCAAGATTGTTTGCTTTAAACCCAGTCTCAGACCTCTGCCTGCAGCTTCTTCTGTGGCATGA
- the LOC127792963 gene encoding F-box protein At5g49610-like isoform X1 translates to MDDLLGDMLFEILHKLPIESILTCRAVCKTWKDHIRDPWFIEEVGNSCHQSMRLILKSLPGSHLTLLDIEGCRTRQIPIDEMLEVLQIMCTCDGLLCMASALNLDPVVIYNPITRERVILPSSSSSEQPISSHEVGIGFDPSSNKYKVVRAYTISEGRVKRFEIISLGERSWRRLNAPEGIVDCDGSGVVFYKDALYWTMNGGHSTLIVQFNLSHETFHMVSFPDYFPSDHASLGLIEVGGCLTLVENTGSVIKLWRLTTANATGDNPYFSLLDTYDMHVNWGRSSCEFVCALNQESYLLQVGFRNSRDRRQEYLTRYSPEEIQYSNLGIHGLPPSFKIVCFKPSLRPLPAASSVA, encoded by the coding sequence ATGGATGATTTGCTAGGGGATATGTTGTTTGAAATACTACATAAACTTCCAATAGAATCCATCTTGACATGCAGAGCTGTTTGCAAGACCTGGAAGGATCATATTCGAGATCCATGGTTCATAGAAGAAGTTGGCAATTCCTGTCATCAATCTATGCGGCTCATTCTTAAATCACTACCTGGGAGCCATTTGACATTACTTGATATTGAAGGATGCAGAACTAGACAGATCCCTATTGACGAGATGCTTGAGGTCCTCCAAATTATGTGCACTTGTGATGGCCTTCTCTGCATGGCTTCAGCTCTAAACCTAGATCCAGTGGTGATCTACAATCCTATAACTAGGGAGCGTGTCATTCTGCCATCATCGTCTTCATCAGAACAGCCCATTTCAAGTCATGAGGTTGGTATAGGGTTTGATCCCTCAAGCAACAAGTACAAAGTTGTCCGAGCATACACTATTTCTGAGGGTAGAGTTAAGAGGTTTGAGATCATTTCACTTGGAGAAAGGTCATGGAGAAGACTAAATGCCCCTGAGGGAATAGTTGATTGTGATGGATCTGGAGTGGTATTCTACAAGGATGCCCTTTACTGGACGATGAATGGTGGACATTCCACCCTCATCGTCCAATTCAATTTAAGTCATGAGACGTTCCATATGGTCTCTTTTCCAGATTATTTTCCCTCAGATCATGCTTCTTTGGGATTGATTGAAGTTGGGGGATGTTTGACTCTTGTGGAAAACACCGGCAGTGTCATTAAATTATGGAGATTAACAACAGCAAATGCGACTGGTGACAATCCCTACTTCTCCCTGCTAGACACATACGATATGCACGTGAATTGGGGCAGAAGCTCCTGCGAGTTTGTTTGCGCATTGAACCAAGAGAGTTACTTGTTACAGGTTGGCTTCAGGAACAGCAGAGATCGGCGCCAGGAATACCTCACCCGGTATAGTCCTGAAGAGATACAGTACTCAAACCTTGGAATCCATGGACTTCCTCCTAGCTTCAAGATTGTTTGCTTTAAACCCAGTCTCAGACCTCTGCCTGCAGCTTCTTCTGTGGCATGA
- the LOC127792963 gene encoding F-box protein At5g49610-like isoform X4, which yields MDDLLGDMLFEILHKLPIESILTCRAVCKTWKDHIRDPWFIEEVGNSCHQSMRLILKSLPGSHLTLLDIEGCRTRQIPIDEMLEVLQIMCTCDGLLCMASALNLDPVVIYNPITRERVILPSSSSSEQPISSHEVGIGFDPSSNKYKVVRAYTISEGRVKRFEIISLGERSWRRLNAPEGIVDCDGSGVVFYKDALYWTMNGGHSTLIVQFNLSHETFHMVSFPDYFPSDHASLGLIEVGGCLTLVENTGSVIKLWRLTTANATGWLQEQQRSAPGIPHPV from the exons ATGGATGATTTGCTAGGGGATATGTTGTTTGAAATACTACATAAACTTCCAATAGAATCCATCTTGACATGCAGAGCTGTTTGCAAGACCTGGAAGGATCATATTCGAGATCCATGGTTCATAGAAGAAGTTGGCAATTCCTGTCATCAATCTATGCGGCTCATTCTTAAATCACTACCTGGGAGCCATTTGACATTACTTGATATTGAAGGATGCAGAACTAGACAGATCCCTATTGACGAGATGCTTGAGGTCCTCCAAATTATGTGCACTTGTGATGGCCTTCTCTGCATGGCTTCAGCTCTAAACCTAGATCCAGTGGTGATCTACAATCCTATAACTAGGGAGCGTGTCATTCTGCCATCATCGTCTTCATCAGAACAGCCCATTTCAAGTCATGAGGTTGGTATAGGGTTTGATCCCTCAAGCAACAAGTACAAAGTTGTCCGAGCATACACTATTTCTGAGGGTAGAGTTAAGAGGTTTGAGATCATTTCACTTGGAGAAAGGTCATGGAGAAGACTAAATGCCCCTGAGGGAATAGTTGATTGTGATGGATCTGGAGTGGTATTCTACAAGGATGCCCTTTACTGGACGATGAATGGTGGACATTCCACCCTCATCGTCCAATTCAATTTAAGTCATGAGACGTTCCATATGGTCTCTTTTCCAGATTATTTTCCCTCAGATCATGCTTCTTTGGGATTGATTGAAGTTGGGGGATGTTTGACTCTTGTGGAAAACACCGGCAGTGTCATTAAATTATGGAGATTAACAACAGCAAATGCGACTG GTTGGCTTCAGGAACAGCAGAGATCGGCGCCAGGAATACCTCACCCGGTATAG